A stretch of Chionomys nivalis chromosome 2, mChiNiv1.1, whole genome shotgun sequence DNA encodes these proteins:
- the Znf579 gene encoding zinc finger protein 579 produces MDPQPPPPAQGSPPHRGRGRGRGRGRGRGRGRGRGGTGAPRAPLPCPTCGRLFRFPYYLSRHRLSHSGLRPHACPLCPKAFRRPAHLSRHLRGHGPQPPLRCAACPRTFPEPAQLRRHLAQEHAGGEVDLSTQRAVKEEPESSWGPQGEGVEQPSAAVAGVAEEAATMWPETWPAGDPAPVAAPTNTDPRESEAEEAEAGAAELRAELALAAGRQEEKQVLLQADWTLLCLRCREAFATKGELKAHPCLRPEGEQEGEGGPPPRPKRHQCSICLKAFARPWSLSRHRLVHSTDRPFVCPDCGLAFRLASYLRQHRRVHGPLSLLAPLPGTGKKDDKSSGGRNSGKGPEGGEAAECGGASEGGEGGQNGGDATPARPPAGEPRFWCPECGKGFRRRAHLRQHGVTHSGARPFQCVRCQREFKRLADLARHAQVHAGGPAPHPCPRCPRRFSRAYSLLRHQRCHRAELERAELERVAALQALQSQAAQSPQTPPLKQEAEGLPLSIAHIKEEPPSPGTPPQSPPAPPVFLSASCFDSQDHSAFEMEDEEVDSKAHLQGLEGLAS; encoded by the coding sequence ATGGACCCACAGCCCCCTCCACCTGCCCAAGGCAGTCCACCTCACCGTGGCCGAGGCAGAGGCCGAGGCCGTGGTCGTGGTCGAGGCCGTGGTCGTGGCAGAGGGGGTACTGGAGCCCCTCGGGCACCTCTGCCTTGCCCCACCTGTGGTCGTCTCTTCCGCTTCCCTTACTACCTGTCTCGACACCGGCTGAGCCACTCGGGCCTCCGGCCCCACGCCTGCCCCCTGTGCCCCAAGGCTTTCCGCAGGCCTGCCCACCTCTCCCGCCACCTTCGTGGCCATGGGCCCCAGCCCCCACTGCGCTGCGCTGCTTGTCCACGCACCTTCCCGGAGCCGGCCCAGCTCAGGCGCCACCTGGCCCAGGAACACGCAGGTGGCGAGGTGGATCTGTCCACGCAGAGGGCAGTGAAGGAGGAGCCCGAGTCCAGTTGGGGTCCACAGGGCGAGGGCGTGGAGCAACCCTCTGCAGCGGTGGCCGGGGTTGCGGAGGAGGCGGCAACAATGTGGCCCGAGACGTGGCCCGCCGGGGACCCGGCCCCTGTGGCTGCCCCCACGAATACCGATCCTCGGGAATCAGAGGcagaggaggctgaggctggggcaGCGGAGCTAAGGGCAGAGTTGGCACTGGCCGCGGGGCGACAGGAGGAGAAACAGGTTCTCCTTCAGGCCGACTGGACGCTGCTGTGTCTCCGCTGTCGCGAAGCCTTCGCCACGAAAGGGGAGCTCAAAGCGCACCCGTGTTTGCGCCCAGAGGGCGAGCAGGAGGGCGAAGGGGGACCCCCGCCCCGCCCCAAGCGACACCAGTGTTCCATTTGCCTCAAGGCTTTCGCCAGGCCCTGGTCCTTGTCGCGCCACCGGCTAGTCCACTCCACCGATCGGCCTTTTGTGTGTCCAGACTGCGGCCTGGCTTTCCGCCTGGCCTCCTACCTCCGCCAGCATCGCCGCGTCCACGGCCCTCTCAGCCTGCTGGCCCCACTGCCTGGGACCGGCAAGAAGGACGACAAGTCTTCAGGTGGACGGAACTCAGGGAAAGGGCCTGAGGGGGGTGAAGCGGCCGAATGTGGGGGTGCATCGGAAGGGGGTGAAGGAGGGCAGAATGGAGGAGATGCCACCCCAGCCCGGCCCCCGGCGGGGGAGCCACGCTTCTGGTGTCCCGAGTGTGGCAAAGGTTTTCGACGCCGGGCACACCTGCGTCAACACGGGGTCACCCACTCTGGGGCACGCCCTTTTCAGTGCGTGCGCTGCCAACGGGAGTTCAAGCGACTGGCAGACCTGGCCCGCCACGCGCAAGTCCACGCTGGGGGTCCCGCCCCGCATCCGTGCCCTCGATGCCCACGACGCTTCTCCCGCGCCTATAGCCTACTGCGCCACCAGCGCTGCCACCGCGCAGAGCTGGAACGGGCAGAGCTGGAAAGGGTCGCTGCACTGCAGGCGCTCCAGTCCCAGGCTGCACAGTCGCCCCAAACTCCACCGCTTAAGCAGGAGGCAGAAGGGCTCCCTTTGTCCATCGCACACATCAAGGAAGAGCCGCCCTCACCTGGTACCCCACCTCAGTCCCCGCCTGCTCCCCCTGTCTTTCTCAGCGCATCCTGTTTTGACAGCCAAGACCATTCAGCCTTCGAGATGGAGGATGAGGAGGTGGACAGCAAGGCCCACCTACAGGGATTGGAGGGCTTGGCCTCCTGA